In the Flavobacterium sp. 90 genome, TTATCAAAAACAACAACCGCAATTGTGGTGAATCTAAATGAAACTCCTAACGGAACTGAATTTGATAAAATTTTTAATCAGGTGAGTGCCAAAGATTCTTTAGATAATATTTTATACCAAGACACTACTAAAGTTCAAAACTTTGAATATTATGATACATTAGGAAGTTTCAAACTTATTAAAAGTAAAACACTAGAACGTGAGATTAAAAAGATTGTCGATAAGAGTTATTACGTTTATGGTACAAAGGGATTTTCGAAAGTAACAATAAACAACGTAGTTTGCGGACTTGATGAATGCCGAACCAATATTATTGCTTTTCCAATTGAAAATTTTGACACCGCTAAAAACGGAAAACCTATTTTTTGCTCAAAACAGCTATTAAAAATAAACTATCAGAACAACTATTTTGATATTGAGAAAAAAGTAAGGGCATTTGATGAAAAGGAAAGTAAAAATTATGATTATAAAGACGATATCAAGACGAAAGTATTTGCCAATGTTGGAGATGCGTATTTTGCCTATAACGATGATTTTATGTGGGGAAGAGATCCTGAAAACAGTAAATGTAAATTTCCCGGAAGAACAATTTATATCGTAAAAAAAGATCAGCCTATAAAAAAATTCTGGGTGAATGGTTTAGATCTATTTGGGATTCCCTGTGACTAAAACAGTCCTGACAGTTTTTTTGAGGTTAATCTCCAAAAAATTAAAGAACAATATAAATATTAGCGAAATCAAGCTTTCAAATATTTATAATAAAACATTAAAAGCTATTATGAACAACCTAAAAACAAACCACTATATCTATAAATTAATTTTAATGGTCTTGCTTTTTTCTGCTTCCGCGAAAGCGCAAATCCAGAAAGTGGAACCGCCATTTTGGTACGCCGGAATGAAAAATCCGGAATTACAGATTATGTTCTACGGAAAAAATATTGCACAATACGAAGCTTCAGTTTCGAATAATGTGGTGATTAAAAATGTAGAAAAAACCGAAAATCCTAACTACCTTTTCGTAACAATCGACACACAAAATCTTAAAGCTTCTGAATTGGTTTTCTCTTTCAAAACCAAAAACAAAGTTGCCTTTACACAAAAATATTCCCTTAAAGAAAGAAGAGCAAATTCGGCAGATAGAAAAAGTTACGATGCATCGGATATGATTTACTTAATCATGCCGGATCGTTTTGCCAACGGAAATCCAAAAAACGACAGTAATGCTTCTTTAACAGAACAAGCAAACCGTCAAGATCCAAGCGGACGTCATGGCGGCGATATCGAAGGAATCATCAAAAACCTTGATTATATTTCGTCTCTAGGCGCAACCACAATTTGGAGCACGCCTTTATGCGAAGACAACGACAAACAACATTCGTATCATACTTACGGACAATCTGATGTTTATAAAATAGATCCGCGTTACGGAACCAATGACGATTACGCTCGCCTTTCGGCAGAAATGCATAAAAAGAACCTGAAACTGGTTATGGATTATGTGACCAATCACTGGGGAATTACACACTGGATGATGAAAGACATTCCAACCAAAACATGGTTCAATCAATTCGAAAATTTCACACAAACACACCACAGACGTGAAGTTATTCCAGACACTCATGCATCCAAAATAGATCAGGAAATTTGTATTGACGGTTGGTTCGTTCCTTCAATGCCAGATTTAAATTTAAGAAATCCTCTCGTTGCAAAATATTTAACTCAAAATGCCATTTGGTGGATAGAATTCGCCAATCTTGACGGTTTTAGAGTAGACACTTATAATTATTCTGATAAAAGTGCAATGTCAAATTGGGCAAAATCGATTACAAACGAATATCCTAATTTTAATATTGTGGGGGAAATCTGGATGCACAATCAGGCAAGTTTAGCCTTTTGGCAGAAAGACAGTAAAATTGGTGCGATCGAAAATTACAATTCGAATTTACCAACTGTAATGGATTTTACTTTACAAGATCAAATCAATTCTGCTTTCAATGAAAATGAACCAAGCTGGGATAACGGATTGATTAAATTCTACAACAATTTTGCAATGGATTATTTATATCCAAACCCAAATAGTATTCTGGTTTTTGCCGAAAATCATGACACAGACCGTATGAACCATAACTTTAAATATGATTTACCAAAATACAAACTTGCCATGACTTTATTGGCTACAATACGCGGAATTCCACAAGTATATTACGGTTCAGAAATTGGAATGGGCGGCGATAAAGGTAAAGGCGATGCCGATATTCGTCAGGATTTTCCAGGCGGATGGAATGGCGATAAAAACAACGCTTTTACCGCAGCAGGAAGAAATGCTGAACAAGCCAAATTCTTTGATTTTACTTCTAAATTATTCACTTGGAGAAAATCGAATGATGCCGTTCACTTCGGGAAAATGACACATTATATTCCAGAAAACAACACTTATGTTTATTTCAGATATACAGATGCAAAAACCGTAATGGTGGTTTTTAATAACAATGCAAAAGAGCAAACTATCAAAACAAATCGCTTTAAAGAAAATATCAAAAGCTTTAAATCAGGAAAAGATATTTTGACAGGAAAAACATTCGATTTAACTTCTGAAATTACTTTGGAACCAAAATCCGCAATTGTTTTAGAATTGGAATAAAATATGAGAATGTTAGACGCACTGCTGTGCGTCTCTACATTCGATCGCGTAACCGTAGA is a window encoding:
- a CDS encoding glycoside hydrolase family 13 protein, translating into MNNLKTNHYIYKLILMVLLFSASAKAQIQKVEPPFWYAGMKNPELQIMFYGKNIAQYEASVSNNVVIKNVEKTENPNYLFVTIDTQNLKASELVFSFKTKNKVAFTQKYSLKERRANSADRKSYDASDMIYLIMPDRFANGNPKNDSNASLTEQANRQDPSGRHGGDIEGIIKNLDYISSLGATTIWSTPLCEDNDKQHSYHTYGQSDVYKIDPRYGTNDDYARLSAEMHKKNLKLVMDYVTNHWGITHWMMKDIPTKTWFNQFENFTQTHHRREVIPDTHASKIDQEICIDGWFVPSMPDLNLRNPLVAKYLTQNAIWWIEFANLDGFRVDTYNYSDKSAMSNWAKSITNEYPNFNIVGEIWMHNQASLAFWQKDSKIGAIENYNSNLPTVMDFTLQDQINSAFNENEPSWDNGLIKFYNNFAMDYLYPNPNSILVFAENHDTDRMNHNFKYDLPKYKLAMTLLATIRGIPQVYYGSEIGMGGDKGKGDADIRQDFPGGWNGDKNNAFTAAGRNAEQAKFFDFTSKLFTWRKSNDAVHFGKMTHYIPENNTYVYFRYTDAKTVMVVFNNNAKEQTIKTNRFKENIKSFKSGKDILTGKTFDLTSEITLEPKSAIVLELE